A genomic segment from Nitrospira sp. encodes:
- a CDS encoding Response regulator c-di-GMP phosphodiesterase, RpfG family, whose protein sequence is MSIPSVPEQKQIAQPSLLENRNILIVDDEDPIRRLLGYLLEPHGYHVTLAGESREARQQLEKTPYALVLCDVNMPGESGMDLVRHILTHYAATAVIMITGLDSPVLANAALDMGAFGYIIKPFEANEVLINVANALRRRKLEIENAMHRENLEEVVRTRTIALQQALEWLERSEKELRLSREETIQRLAIAAEFRDSSTAQHIQRMSHYCELLARRYGLSPDRCDLIRTASPMHDIGKIGTPDHVLLKPGKFTPEEFKVITQHTEIGYRILAGSDSELLKVAALIAWTHHERYDGTGYPRGIKGEDIPLEGRITAIADNFDALTTQRVYKPAYDFDHAKEIMLKERGKHFDPDLLDIFFASMDDIKRIYDQFADPTWLSTSRYKPADQGRVN, encoded by the coding sequence ATGAGCATTCCGTCCGTTCCAGAACAGAAGCAGATCGCTCAACCGTCGCTCCTCGAAAACCGCAACATCCTCATCGTCGACGATGAAGACCCCATCCGTCGGCTGTTGGGGTATCTCCTCGAACCCCATGGGTACCATGTAACCCTGGCCGGAGAGTCCCGTGAAGCCCGCCAGCAGTTGGAGAAAACGCCCTATGCCTTGGTGCTCTGCGATGTGAATATGCCGGGCGAGTCCGGCATGGACCTCGTGCGCCACATTCTGACTCACTATGCCGCCACGGCCGTCATCATGATCACGGGCCTCGACAGCCCCGTGCTCGCGAACGCGGCGCTGGACATGGGGGCCTTCGGATACATCATCAAGCCGTTCGAGGCCAACGAGGTGTTGATCAACGTGGCCAATGCGTTGCGACGCCGCAAGCTGGAAATCGAAAATGCCATGCACCGGGAGAATCTTGAAGAAGTCGTCCGGACGCGGACGATCGCCTTGCAGCAGGCCCTCGAATGGCTGGAGCGCAGCGAGAAGGAACTGCGCCTCTCACGCGAAGAAACGATTCAGCGACTCGCCATCGCGGCGGAGTTTCGCGACAGTTCCACGGCGCAGCACATCCAACGAATGAGCCACTACTGTGAACTGTTGGCCCGCCGCTACGGATTGTCCCCAGACCGATGCGACCTCATCCGCACCGCCAGCCCCATGCACGACATCGGCAAGATCGGCACCCCGGACCATGTGTTGCTCAAACCTGGCAAATTCACCCCGGAAGAGTTCAAGGTAATCACCCAACATACCGAAATCGGGTACAGAATTTTAGCCGGTTCCGATTCGGAACTGTTGAAAGTCGCTGCGCTCATCGCCTGGACTCACCATGAACGGTACGACGGCACCGGTTATCCACGCGGGATCAAGGGAGAAGACATTCCCTTGGAGGGCAGAATTACCGCCATCGCAGACAACTTCGACGCCCTCACGACTCAGCGGGTCTACAAACCGGCGTACGACTTCGACCATGCCAAGGAGATCATGCTGAAAGAACGCGGAAAGCATTTTGATCCCGATCTGCTCGATATTTTTTTCGCCTCGATGGACGACATCAAACGCATCTACGACCAATTTGCCGATCCCACCTGGCTCTCCACCTCTCGGTACAAGCCCGCCGATCAAGGCCGAGTCAACTGA